ATGAACGTGCAGGACGGCAGATAATCATCTGTCCGCTGTTTAAGAACATCACGAGACTCTGCGGTTTACCTGGGACGCACGAGGACTTCGTTTGCATGAAACTGTGGCCAGGTAAGTTTGTTTTGGATGATCTGAGTTGTACACCTGCAGTTCAGTGACAGTTCATAAACACACAATGCATCAAGAGTCGTTTAATTGTGTTTTGGTAATATCTACAGCGAAAGTGATCTGGTTCTTTTTGACAGTGTGGAATCTCACTGGACGCTACGTTGCTCGCCGAATCGCACTCTAATATTCCCCAATTTAAAGTTTCCTCGCTTATTTCCGAGGCTGCGCGTCGTTCAGCTGTAAAAGTAATCTTTAGGCCCTGTTGGTTAATTCGGCATTAAGaaaggagtgtttttttttgttgtttttttttaaaaaaggtttgCTGTTGTTTAAATTGCTCTTCAGATTAGGTGAACTTGCATGTATGTGTCATCTGAACAAGCTCTGCCTTGGAAGATGCCTTCTGAAATGAAGAATGGATCCGTAACACTTAACTACATTAACATTCTGTACAGTATCTGTATTTGTGCCACATTTCGGAACAAAGTTTGGGACAAGAATCTCTGCATATGGTGTTCAGCTGTTCTACAGAATGAGTGCTCATGGTGAATCTGAGTAGAAATGTTATGCCCACTTCCACAGACTCATTTGAAAAGCATAGTGAACTGTTTAGATGTGACACCTAGTCAcaaaatttgtttgtttgtttattcagatCACAGGAAGCTATGTGATGCACCTGAGGCCTTACCTGGGTTTGACTTGTATTTGTTTGGTTATCGGTTTTTGGTTTGGTTAATGCAAAATAGGCAGCTATCTACGTGTGTCCCCAAGTGAAAGTTGTGTATCTGTGAGTGCTCGTACACGTTTTGTAGCccacatgtgtatgtgtgtgtgcgtgtcctgGCTGGGCCCGGGCTCTAGGTCAACTTGCATCCCTTCTGTGATGTGACACACTCTGAAAAGCATGCCATTGTTTGTAGGAGAAATATTTGGGGGAGAATGCAAAGCTGCTTCCTGCACAGTGGGGACTGACTAACAATGGCCACTGCCTTGGAACAGTCGGTGGTTCTCTCTGCAGCTCGCTTCAGAGGACGGAGCTAGGATGTTGAAAGAATGGCCAAGAAAAGAGCgaaaggggggagaaaaaataatgttaaacaCAATGGAGAACAGGCAGTTCTTTGGGCTGGTAGGATGGGAGACAATGGGAGGCCAGATGCGGAGGTTACATAAGACATAAGCTAGCAAGGTCACAGAATCCTTCAAGTCCTCCTGTAGGTAATAGTGTTTGTAACACTTAGTACGGGGTTTAGTTTAAGGAAGGATCTGTACCTGTGATTACCCTTTTGTGTGTTACACTAACCGTCCTTTCACTTTGGCCTGTTTCCAGTTCATCAGTGTCTTTGCACATCTCTTAAAGCCAAACCtgagtgtaaatatttaatggCTGGTGTCTGCGGTGAATGAATATTCGTCACTGAATGCGTCACATTTGTAACTGATCCTGTTTGGTGGCCTTTGTTTTTCCGTGTTGCAGTACAACTTGTGCtgactgcactttttttttttttttttttttttcctcctcatcaagGACTCTGTAACAAAAACTGTAACAAACAAAGAGCAGCTTCATACCTAAGAAAATCTGCAGTGTCAAAACAATCTATTTCCAGGATGCACCTTTTCCTTCGCCTTATTTAACTCTGAACAAAGCTAAAGCATCTGTCTCGCTCAATTATTCATGCTTCTTTAGAACGGATCGTCTAACATCACTGTCTTTATCTGTCTCATTCCAGATAAAAGCAGTGGATGCAACTACGCTCCATTTATAGAAGAAAGGTGGAAGAGTGGGAGAGGCTCTGAAGAGGACCAGCTGACCACCGGCAGATACACCTCAGTTAAAATTCCCTCCCGACCCGGCCTGAAACGCACCATGTCCCTCAGCACTTTCCACCTCATGCAGACCCTTAAGAACTCACCTGCTGCGCTACGTCGCCGCTTTCGCCGCGACCGCACCGAGTCTTTATCCCACGGTGACCCTCTCTTCAAGGTGCACTACCTGGGCACGGAGAAAATCTTCTCTCTGGATCGAGAGCAGGCCCAGGACGCCATTAGTCACCTGCTGGAAGGTATTTCTAACGGTAAGAAGCTGAGCAAAGATCACGCGCTGGTGGTGCGGCCAAGATACGTCGAGGTCAAGGAGCTGAGCACAGGTCGGCAGCTCACCAAGACGTACCTGCAGGACATTGCGTACTGTGCAGCAGACGCCAACCGGCCCAATGTCTTCTTGTACATCTGCAAACATCAc
The sequence above is a segment of the Pempheris klunzingeri isolate RE-2024b chromosome 23, fPemKlu1.hap1, whole genome shotgun sequence genome. Coding sequences within it:
- the LOC139222779 gene encoding low density lipoprotein receptor adapter protein 1; the encoded protein is MKLWPDKSSGCNYAPFIEERWKSGRGSEEDQLTTGRYTSVKIPSRPGLKRTMSLSTFHLMQTLKNSPAALRRRFRRDRTESLSHGDPLFKVHYLGTEKIFSLDREQAQDAISHLLEGISNGKKLSKDHALVVRPRYVEVKELSTGRQLTKTYLQDIAYCAADANRPNVFLYICKHHGQQLQCRVFWCSRAERARDMTACLAHSFQRALSDWQQEGSATLQPGDGKGKRAEESSNSPANTKSSTLPASLGKVRWRKRGSVSRSPLRAISRRGSASDSWS